From Rutidosis leptorrhynchoides isolate AG116_Rl617_1_P2 chromosome 3, CSIRO_AGI_Rlap_v1, whole genome shotgun sequence, a single genomic window includes:
- the LOC139902084 gene encoding uncharacterized mitochondrial protein AtMg00810-like has product MLSLSVSRYWLIHQLDVKNAFLHGDLTDTVYMHQPPGFHDPTKPGYVCYLRKSLYGLKQAPRVWFHRFAQYALRVGFQHSRCDSSLFIYRHGTHVAYLLLYVDDIVLTASSNSLLQKIITSLGKEFAMTDLGPLNYFLGISTTRTTHGMFLSQRKYALDILDRADMSNCKPCNTPVDTKSKLGPAGPLVTNPTLYRSLAGALQYLTFTRPDITYVVQQLCLFMHDPREPHFGALKCVLRYVRGIIDDGLQIFPSSTTKLIAYSDADWGGCPNTRRSTSGYCVLLGDNILSWSSKRQATVSRSSTEAEYRAVANAVAETCWIRNLLHELHSPLSHATLIYCDNVSAVYLSTNPVQHQRTKHIEIDIHFVCDKVATGDIRVLHVPTTSQCADIFTKGLPAPLFTDFKSSLNVHSLTPVPTAEVY; this is encoded by the coding sequence ATGCTTAGCCTATCTGTTTCTCGATACTGGCTGattcatcagctagatgtcaagaacgcATTTTTACACGGTGATCTTACGGATACCGTCTACATGCATCAGCCTCCAGGGTTTCATGATCCAACAAAACCAGGTTATGTATGTTATCTTCGCAAATCATTATACGGTCTCAAACAGGCTCCTCGTGTTTGGTTTCATAGATTTGCTCAATATGCTCTTCGTGTTGGTTTTCAACATAGTCGTTGTGATTCATCGTTATTTATATACCGACATGGGACCCATGTTGCTTATTtattactatatgtggatgatatcgtTCTTACTGCTTCGTCTAACTCTCTCTTACAGAAGATTATAACCTCTCTTGGCAAGGAATTTGCCATGACTGATCTTGGACCGCTTAATTATTTTCTGGGGATATCTACTACTCGCACTACACATGGCATGTTTCTGTCTCAACGGAAATATGCACTTGATATTTTAGATAGGGCTGATATGTCTAATTGTAAGCCTTGCAACACTCCTGTTGATACAAAGTCCAAACTTGGACCTGCTGGGCCTCTAGTCACGAATCCCACTTTATATCGCAGTTTGGCTGGTGCACTTCAGTATTTGACATTTACTCGACCTGACATTACGTATGTTGTTCAGCAGTTGTGTTTGTTCATGCATGACCCAAGAGAACCTCACTTTGGTGCTCTTAAGTGCGTGTTGCGTTATGTTCGTGGGATAATTGATGATGGGCTTCAGATTTTTCCGTCCTCCACTACGAAACTCATTGCCTACTCTGATGCAGATTGGGGAGGTTGTCCTAATACGCGTCGCTCTACATCCGGATATTGCGTATTACTTGGTGATAATATTCTATCTTGGTCTTCTAAAAGACAGGCAACCGTTTCTCGTTCGAGTACCGAAGCTGAATATCGAGCGGTTGCTAATGCTGTTGCTGAGACATGTTGGATACGCAACTTACTTCACGAACTTCACTCACCGCTCTCTCATGCTACCTTGATTTATTGTGATAATGTGAGTGCGGTTTACCTCTCAACCAACCCAGTACAACATCAACGCACAAAACATATTGAGATTGACATACATTTCGTATGTGATAAGGTTGCTACGGGCGATATTCGCGTTCTTCACGTCCCTACTACTTCTCAGTGTGCTGATATTTTTACTAAGGGACTCCCTGCACCATTATTTACAGATTTCAAATCCAGCTTGAACGTTCATTCTCTAACTCCCGTTCCAACTGCGGAGGTGTATTAg